From a single Selenihalanaerobacter shriftii genomic region:
- a CDS encoding putative glycoside hydrolase — protein sequence MKQKIIIIIALLIFSFNLGAIASEFNNNQPLNTSNILKKKAPIKGVYLTGWVAGSNKRVNELLTLINNTELNAVVIDIKDVNGNLSYNSKVDLAKQIDANISKIKNIEELLETFNDNGIYTIARIPVFKDRRLAKEKKYALKFYDKNEDRYKILSSIKWVNPYSKKVWDYNLDLAIEAVNKGFDEIQFDYIRFPSFVNLSRYDLAVAPANSKIDIITQFVGYAKERLNQYGTPISIDVFGLTTSINDLGIGQNFDLLSKRVDYISPMVYPSHYGAGVYGLRSPEEDPYNTILKSMQHAKNRLNGKTDKLRPWLQDFSLRHRYGVKEIKEQIQAANKIGLDSWLLWNPRSRYTWQAFLDNNMIINEGNS from the coding sequence ATGAAACAGAAAATAATAATCATAATAGCATTACTAATTTTTAGCTTTAATTTGGGTGCTATTGCTAGTGAGTTTAATAACAATCAACCTTTAAATACCTCAAATATACTTAAAAAGAAAGCACCAATTAAAGGTGTTTATTTAACTGGTTGGGTAGCAGGTTCTAATAAAAGGGTTAATGAGTTATTAACTTTAATTAATAATACTGAGTTAAATGCCGTTGTAATTGATATAAAGGATGTTAATGGTAATCTGAGTTATAATTCAAAGGTAGATCTAGCTAAACAGATTGATGCTAATATATCTAAAATTAAAAATATAGAAGAATTATTAGAAACATTTAATGATAATGGTATCTATACAATAGCTAGAATTCCTGTTTTTAAAGATAGAAGGTTAGCTAAGGAGAAAAAATATGCTTTAAAGTTTTATGATAAAAATGAGGATAGATATAAGATTTTGTCTAGTATAAAATGGGTTAATCCATATTCTAAAAAGGTATGGGATTATAACCTTGATTTAGCTATAGAAGCTGTGAATAAAGGGTTTGATGAAATTCAGTTTGATTATATTAGATTCCCTTCGTTTGTAAACTTGTCTAGATATGACTTGGCAGTAGCGCCTGCAAATTCAAAAATAGATATAATTACTCAGTTTGTAGGTTATGCAAAAGAAAGATTAAACCAATATGGGACGCCAATCTCCATAGATGTATTTGGATTGACTACCTCTATTAACGATTTGGGTATTGGACAGAATTTTGATTTATTATCAAAAAGAGTTGATTATATTTCTCCTATGGTATATCCTTCTCATTATGGAGCAGGAGTTTATGGTTTAAGGTCACCAGAGGAAGATCCATATAATACTATTTTAAAGAGTATGCAACATGCTAAGAATAGATTAAATGGTAAAACAGATAAATTGCGTCCATGGCTTCAAGACTTCTCATTAAGACATAGATATGGTGTTAAAGAGATTAAAGAACAAATTCAAGCTGCGAATAAAATAGGATTGGATAGTTGGTTGTTATGGAATCCAAGATCTCGTTATACTTGGCAAGCTTTTCTTGATAATAATATGATAATAAATGAGGGAAATAGCTAA
- a CDS encoding quinate 5-dehydrogenase, with translation MKRIVSVSLGSSRRDHSVKTEILNEEVLLERVGTDGDFKKAKSLFAELDGQVDALGVGGIDLHIYSQNKKYSLRDAKRLVSGVKETPLADGSGLKMTLEKKVILDLEENNNFNLKGKNVLLVSAADRFGMALAFEELGCNVHYGDLIFGLGLPFPIKSLKLIDRAIRLLGPVVCQMPFKILYPTGSKQETSGSQKYKHYYEWADVIAGDFHLIKKYLPKRINNKVIITNTVTDADVELLKRRGLGFLVTTTPELNGRSFGTNLLEAALITFIDKPKEEIEVDDYLSLLNKVEFNPRIEVLNKKEIC, from the coding sequence ATGAAACGAATAGTTAGTGTTAGTTTAGGCTCATCTAGAAGAGACCACTCTGTAAAAACAGAGATTTTAAATGAAGAAGTTTTATTAGAACGGGTAGGAACAGATGGTGATTTTAAGAAGGCTAAAAGTCTATTTGCAGAGTTGGATGGACAAGTTGATGCATTAGGAGTAGGTGGAATAGATTTACATATTTATTCTCAGAATAAAAAGTATAGTTTAAGGGATGCTAAAAGATTAGTGTCTGGGGTTAAAGAAACTCCATTAGCAGATGGTAGTGGTTTAAAGATGACTTTAGAGAAAAAAGTTATCCTTGATTTAGAGGAAAATAATAATTTCAATTTAAAAGGGAAAAATGTTCTACTAGTTAGTGCAGCAGATAGATTTGGAATGGCTCTAGCGTTCGAAGAGCTAGGTTGCAATGTTCATTATGGAGATTTAATTTTTGGGTTGGGATTACCTTTTCCTATAAAGTCTCTGAAACTTATAGATCGTGCTATTAGGTTATTAGGTCCAGTAGTCTGTCAAATGCCATTTAAAATTCTCTATCCAACCGGTTCTAAACAAGAGACTAGTGGTAGTCAAAAATATAAGCATTATTATGAATGGGCTGATGTAATTGCTGGAGATTTTCATTTAATTAAAAAGTATTTACCAAAAAGAATAAATAACAAGGTTATAATAACAAATACAGTAACAGATGCAGATGTAGAGTTATTGAAAAGGCGAGGTTTAGGGTTTTTAGTTACTACTACGCCTGAATTAAATGGAAGATCATTTGGAACGAACTTATTAGAAGCAGCACTCATTACATTTATTGATAAGCCCAAAGAGGAAATTGAGGTTGATGATTATTTAAGTTTACTTAATAAGGTAGAATTTAATCCACGCATTGAAGTATTAAATAAAAAGGAGATATGTTAA
- a CDS encoding polysaccharide biosynthesis protein translates to MERFGFIIHPLDLSDLARKFPFSNRIPDSVLEKIVRYLPQVKASHITGLMSSLGSEAEGWLVGCTLTSKQMMTLPTEVVLKQIIDACKKAENLGAKIIGLGAYTSIVGDGGITIAKHLDIPITTGNSYTVATAIEAVKLAADKLGLSIKDSNLAIIGATGSIGKACTKMLAPEAENLTLVARNELKLKEFATDLQKKNYTKELKWSTDINNSLLEADIIVTVSSAVDSIIDVGNLKPGSIVCDVARPRDVAKQVSGVRDDILVIEGGLVEVPGSLELNFNLGLPDQTVYACMAETMILALEGKYENYTIGKEVSLEKVKEIQCLAKKHGFKLAGLRYLEKEVSEKRFREVKKAVFST, encoded by the coding sequence ATGGAAAGGTTTGGTTTTATTATACATCCTTTAGATTTAAGTGATTTAGCTCGTAAATTTCCTTTTAGTAATCGAATTCCAGATTCAGTTTTAGAAAAGATTGTTAGGTATTTACCTCAAGTTAAAGCTTCGCATATAACAGGTTTAATGTCTAGCCTAGGAAGTGAAGCAGAAGGCTGGTTAGTAGGTTGCACCTTAACTTCAAAGCAGATGATGACATTACCTACTGAAGTAGTATTAAAACAGATTATTGATGCGTGTAAGAAAGCAGAGAATTTAGGTGCTAAAATCATAGGATTAGGAGCTTATACTTCAATAGTAGGAGACGGCGGAATTACAATTGCTAAGCACCTAGATATTCCAATAACTACTGGGAATAGTTATACAGTAGCAACAGCCATTGAGGCTGTAAAGTTGGCTGCTGATAAATTAGGTTTAAGTATTAAAGATAGTAACTTAGCAATCATAGGTGCCACCGGTTCTATTGGTAAAGCTTGTACTAAAATGTTAGCTCCTGAAGCTGAAAATTTAACTTTAGTAGCTAGGAATGAGCTTAAATTGAAGGAATTTGCTACAGATTTACAGAAAAAGAATTATACAAAAGAGCTAAAATGGTCTACAGATATTAATAACTCATTATTAGAAGCAGATATTATTGTTACAGTTTCTAGTGCAGTAGACAGCATAATAGATGTTGGAAATTTAAAGCCAGGTTCTATAGTCTGTGATGTTGCCCGACCGCGAGATGTAGCTAAACAAGTAAGCGGTGTTCGAGATGATATATTAGTAATTGAAGGAGGACTAGTTGAAGTGCCAGGTTCATTGGAGCTAAATTTCAATCTTGGGTTGCCAGATCAAACTGTTTATGCTTGTATGGCTGAGACGATGATTTTAGCTTTAGAGGGTAAATATGAAAATTATACTATTGGTAAAGAAGTTTCATTAGAAAAGGTAAAAGAGATTCAGTGTTTAGCTAAAAAACATGGGTTTAAGTTAGCTGGATTACGTTATTTAGAGAAAGAAGTTAGTGAAAAAAGGTTTAGAGAAGTTAAAAAAGCTGTTTTCTCAACATAA
- a CDS encoding metal-sensitive transcriptional regulator, which translates to MTEEKLKKDLINRLKTLKGHIGGIEKMIEEDKDCIDILIQISAIKSSIDKVGLAIIEDHAHECVISSIDEGEGIETAVKDAIETVLKFAK; encoded by the coding sequence ATGACAGAGGAAAAGTTGAAGAAAGATTTAATTAATCGTCTTAAAACTTTAAAAGGACATATTGGCGGTATTGAGAAGATGATTGAGGAAGATAAAGATTGCATAGATATTTTAATACAAATATCAGCTATTAAGTCTTCTATTGATAAAGTTGGTTTAGCAATCATTGAAGATCATGCCCATGAATGTGTTATTTCTTCTATTGATGAAGGAGAAGGAATAGAGACTGCTGTAAAAGATGCAATAGAAACAGTATTAAAATTTGCTAAATAA
- the lysS gene encoding lysine--tRNA ligase has product MVEEEQDLNELMLERRRKLDELEEKGIPAYSDKYERSHTIDKVLNGYEELGEEITIKLAGRLMAVREHGKASFADLSDMSGEIQLYAKQNEIGEDLYELFLSLDIGDHIGIEGTLFKTGRGETTLRINDFRLLSKSLRPLPEKWHGLNDVELRYRQRYVDLIVNSNVRETFILRSKIIHSMREYLDERDFLEVETPLMHTIAGGASARPFVTHHNALNMDLYLRIAPELYLKRLIVGGFERVYEIGKNLRNEGISTKHNPEFTSMELYQAYANYEDMMDITEDLIISITEEVLDTLQIEYVDEEIDLSRSWTRMTMIDSIKKYGDVDFSEVNDLTIAKKIADDHGVEYGDETSVGEIINEFFEKFVEDKLIQPTFITEYPTEVSPLAKRKPDDSNFTERFELFIAGNELANAFSELNDPIDQRERFEDQMEQREAGDDEAHMMDEDFIRALEYGMPPAGGLGIGIDRLIMLLTDSSSIRDVILFPHMRPEKQ; this is encoded by the coding sequence ATGGTTGAAGAAGAACAGGACTTAAATGAATTGATGTTGGAAAGAAGAAGAAAATTAGATGAACTTGAAGAGAAAGGGATTCCAGCCTATAGTGATAAATATGAAAGAAGTCATACTATAGATAAAGTATTGAATGGTTATGAAGAATTAGGTGAAGAAATAACTATTAAATTAGCTGGTAGATTAATGGCAGTTAGAGAACATGGCAAGGCTAGTTTTGCTGACCTATCTGATATGTCTGGGGAGATTCAGTTATATGCTAAGCAGAATGAAATAGGAGAAGACTTATATGAATTATTTCTTTCTTTAGATATAGGAGATCATATAGGTATTGAAGGAACTTTATTTAAGACAGGGCGTGGAGAAACCACTTTGCGGATCAATGATTTTAGATTATTATCAAAATCTTTACGACCTTTACCAGAAAAGTGGCATGGATTGAATGATGTTGAATTAAGATATAGACAAAGGTATGTTGATTTAATAGTTAACTCAAATGTAAGAGAAACATTCATTTTGAGAAGTAAGATTATTCATAGCATGAGAGAGTATTTAGATGAAAGAGATTTTTTAGAAGTAGAAACTCCTTTGATGCATACGATAGCCGGAGGAGCATCAGCTAGGCCATTTGTTACTCACCACAATGCTTTAAATATGGATCTTTATTTAAGAATAGCACCAGAATTATATTTAAAGAGGTTAATTGTTGGAGGTTTTGAGAGAGTATATGAAATTGGTAAGAACTTAAGGAATGAAGGAATCTCTACTAAGCATAATCCAGAATTTACTTCTATGGAATTATACCAGGCTTATGCTAACTATGAAGATATGATGGATATTACTGAGGATTTAATTATTAGTATTACAGAAGAGGTATTAGATACATTACAGATTGAGTATGTAGACGAAGAAATAGATTTAAGTCGTTCGTGGACAAGAATGACTATGATTGATTCGATTAAAAAATATGGAGATGTTGATTTTTCAGAAGTAAATGATTTAACAATTGCTAAAAAAATAGCGGATGACCATGGTGTTGAATATGGAGATGAGACTTCAGTTGGTGAAATTATTAATGAGTTTTTTGAAAAGTTTGTTGAAGATAAGTTGATTCAACCAACTTTCATCACGGAATATCCAACAGAAGTATCTCCGTTAGCTAAACGTAAACCGGATGATTCAAACTTTACTGAACGATTTGAGTTATTCATAGCTGGCAACGAATTAGCCAATGCTTTCTCTGAGTTAAATGACCCAATTGATCAAAGAGAGAGATTTGAAGACCAGATGGAACAACGTGAAGCTGGTGATGATGAAGCTCATATGATGGATGAGGACTTCATTAGGGCGTTAGAATATGGAATGCCTCCAGCCGGTGGGTTAGGAATTGGAATTGATAGACTGATTATGTTATTAACGGATTCTAGTTCAATTAGAGATGTAATCTTATTCCCACATATGAGGCCGGAAAAACAGTAA